In the Leptospira neocaledonica genome, TCTGGTACTATCGTTCTGTTCCTTCCAGAATGGGACTTCTCTTGGACATGACCATCAATCAGCTCAAGAGTGTTCTTTATTTTGAAAAATATGTGATCATCGATCCGGCTGATACAGGAAGAAATCGCGGCGAGTTAATCGACGAAGAAGAATATCACGCATACCTAGACGAATACGGCGACAAGTTTGTTGCTGGTATCGGTGCGGACGCGATCAAAGAACTTCTTTCTCGTATCGATGTTGATGCGGAAGCTCGCATCATCCGCCAAAAGATCCAAGAAAAAGAAAAGATCTCCGACAAAAGAATCCTGAAACGTTTGGAAGTATTAGAAGCTTTCCGCGATTCAGGAAACCGTCCTGAGTGGATGGTTCTTGATGTGGTTCCGGTCATTCCACCTGAACTTCGTCCAATGGTTCAGTTAGAAGGTGGACGTTTTGCTACTTCTGACTTGAACGATCTATATCGTCGTGTTATCAACAGAAACAACCGTCTAAAACGCCTTCTTGCGTTAAAAGCTCCTGAGATCATCGTTCGTAACGAAAAACGTATGCTCCAAGAAGCGGTTGACGCGTTATTCGATAATAGCCGCCGCAAACGTACCGTAAAAGGTAAAGGTAACAGACCTCTTAAATCCATTTCAGATATGCTGAAAGGAAAGCAGGGACGTTTCCGCCAAAACCTACTCGGTAAGCGTGTGGACTACTCCGGTCGTTCGGTGATCGTAGTTGGTCCTGAGCTGAAATACCACGAGATGGGTCTTCCTAAGAAGATGGCTCTCGAGTTATTTAAACCTTTTATAATGAAACGTTTGGTGGATTTGGACCTAGCTCCTAACATCAAGTCCGCTAAGAAAAAAGTAGAAGCAGAAGAAAAAGAAGTTTTCGACGTTCTGGAAACAGTAGTGAAAGAGCACCCGGTTATGTTGAACCGTGCTCCTACTCTTCACCGTTTAGGGATCCAAGCATTCCTTCCGGTTCTTGTAGAAGGAAAAGCGATCAAACTTCACCCTCTTGTATGTCACGCGTTCAACGCTGACTTCGACGGGGACCAGATGGCGATCCACGTTCCGCTGACTCCAAAAGCTCAGTTGGAAGTATGGATGCTCATGCTTTCTCCTCACAATATCTTGAACCCTGCAAACGGTCACCCGATCTGCGGACCTACTCAGGATATCGTACTCGGAATTTATTATCTAACTTCTGAACTTCCAACCGAAGCAGGAGTTCCTCTTAAATCATTCGCGAACCTGGACGAGGTTACTTACGCGATCGACAGAGGAGTGATAGAATATAGAACTAAAATTTCAGTTCTTCACCAAGGAAAAATTCTGGAAACAACTGCAGGTCGTCTGATCTTCAATACGGTTCTTCCTGAAGGATATCCTTATGTGAACCGTGCTCTCTCCGATAAAGAGACCAACAGGATCATTGCGGAAGTTTATGAGAAATACGGACCGGCTCAAACCGTTCTAATGTTGGACGATATTAAAAAATTAGGATATCGTTATGCAACTATCTTCAGCCCGACTATTTCTATCGAAGACATTAGAGTGTCTCCAGGTAAAGTTACTCTTGTTGGCGATGCTAACAAAGAAGTAGAAAGAGCCGACGGAGAATATCGTAAAGGTATTATTACTAACGAAGAACGTAAGAAAAAAGTGATCGAGATCTGGACTAAAACCAACGACCTCATCACAGATTCCATGTTCAAGGAATTGGAAAAAGACAAGGGCGGATATAACCCGGTCTTCATCATGGCGGCTTCCGGTGCTCGTGGATCTAAACAACAGATCCGTCAGTTGGCCGGTATGCGTGGTCTGATGGCGAAACCTTCCGGTGAGATCATTGAATTAGCGATTCGTTCTAACTTCCGCGAGGGATTAAGCGTTCTTGAATTTTTCATCTCTACTCACGGTGCTCGTAAAGGCCTTGCAGATACCGCGTTAAAAACTGCGGATGCAGGTTACCTGACTCGTCGTTTGGTGGATATTTCCCAAGACGTGATCGTTGCAGAAGACGATTGCGGAACCGAAGAGTGTATCACTCTTGGAACCGTAAAAGAAGGTGAGAACGTTATCGTTTCTCTAAGCGACCGTGTATTTGGACGTTATACTTCTGAGGACATCGTTGACCCGGTTACTGAAAGTGTGGTTTACCCTAAAGGATCTTTGATCACAAGAGAAGTAGGACAAAAACTGGAGAACCTTGGTTACGAAAAAATCAAAGTTCGTTCTCCTTTAACCTGCGAAGCTCGTTGGGGAATCTGTATTAAATGTTACGGAATGGATATGGCTCGTCTGACTCCTGCGGAGATCGGAGAAGCAGTCGGAACCATCGCGGCACAATCTATCGGTCAGCCAGGAACTCAGCTTACAATGAGAACATTCCACATCGGTGGTGCTGCTTCCGCAAAAGTACAAGAGAAGGAACACAAAGTAGGATACCGCGCAATCGTTAATTCGATCAACGGTAGAACTTTACAAACTCTTGATAGAGGTTTGATCTTCTCTCGTCGTGGATCCATCGTAGTACAAAGATTGATCCAACAGTTCAATTCTTCCGACCTAACCAACCTTAGAGTTGAGAACGGACAGAAAGTGGATAAAGGAGAGTTGGTTGCAACTCTTGCTTCTGGAGAAAACGTAACTTCCGAAGCTCCAGGAACGGTAAAAATCGCGGACGGTCTCTTCAGAATTCTGGGAGAAGAAGCGGTTGTTCCAGTAAAAACTTCTACTACTCTGAACGTAAAAGTCGGACAGATTACCGAAGCGAATCAAGCGCTCGGAGAATTCGACCCGTTCAACGAAATCGGTGTTACTGAAATTGAAGGAATCGCCTCTTGGGTGGATCTGGAAGTAGGTAAGAACGTTCGTAGGGACGAGGACGTTAAAACTTCTAACGTTAATTATAAGGTGATCGAGCAACGCCGTGAGAAATTAATTCCGAGAGTCGTTGTGACTTCCGGAGGAAGCAAAGAAGAATATCTGGTTCCTGTGGATGCGATTATCTCCATTCAAAATGGAGACAAAGTAAAAGCGGGAGATATTCTTTTCAAAATCCCAACCGTTGCTGAAAAAACCCGAGATATTACCGGTGGTCTTCCAAGGGTAGATGAACTTTTCGAAGCACGTCGTCCTAAGGATGCGACTACTCTTGCAGAAACCGACGGTAAGATAGAAGATAATGGAGAGATCGTAAAAGAAAAACGAGTTCTCTATATCGTTCCAGACAACGAAGAACTGGATAAAGTAAAAGTAACTATTCCGATCGGAAAACAATTACGTGTTCGTCACGGAGACTTCGTAAAACGAGGAGACCAGTTAGACGATGGAAACCTGGATCCACATGATATCTTGAGAGTAAAAGGTGTTACCGCACTCCAAGTTTATTTGGTGCAAGAGGTCCAAGAGGTTTATAGACTACAAGGGGTGCATATCAATGATAAGCACATCGAAGTGGTTGTTCGCCAAATGATGCGTAAGGTTTTAATCACCGATTCCGGAGACACTTCTTTCGTAAACCAACAACAAGTGGATCGTTTCGCTTTCTTGGAAGAAAACAAGAGAGTGATCGCTGAGGGAGGATCTCCTGCTCAGTGTGTTCCAATTCTTTTAGGTTTAACGAAAGCATCTTTGAATACTGAGTCGTTCTTCTCGGCTGCTTCCTTCCAGGAAACAACTAAGGTGTTAACCGACGCTGCAATCAAAGGAAAGACCGATAACTTAGCGGGACTTAAAGAGAACGTAATCATCGGTCACATGATCCCTGCGGGAACCGGAATGAGAAAATATCGCGATGTCGCGGTGTTCAAAGAAACTTACGGGGATCTAGATCGTCCTCTGGAAGTGGAAGAGGAAGAAATTCCGATGGCCATACCGGAAGACAACGAGAATTAAAGGAAAGCTTTACAATAGAGCAGGGTCGGTAGAACTGGTAAAATAGGTCACCGGCCTGCTAAAAAGAAGAAACTCATGCCTACAATTAGCCAACTTATACGTCACGGCAGGAAGAAACAGGTTAACAAATCTAAATCTCCTGCATTAAAAAGTAGCCCCCAACGTCGGGGAGTTTGCACGAAGGTGACTACCTTCACACCGAAAAAACCGAACTCGGCTTTAAGAAAAGTCGCAAGGGTTCGTTTAACAACCGGTATTGAAGTGACCGCTTATATTCCCGGTGAGGGACATAACCTGCAAGAGCACAACGTTGTTCTGATCCGCGGGGGAAGGGTAAAAGACCTTCCAGGGGTTCGTTATCATATTATCCGTGGTACCTTGGATACTCTCGGTATCGACAAACGTCGTAAGAGTCGTTCTAAATACGGAACGAAAAAACCTAAGGCGTAAGGGAGTTATTAGGAATGTCTAGAAGAAGAGGAAAAGTAGAACCACGCAAGATCCAACCGGATTCGGTTTATGGAGATGCAAACATCGCGAAGTTTATCAACTGCTTGATGTTGGACGGAAAAAAATCCGTAGCAGAATCTTTATTTTATGATGCTCTGGATCTAATCCAAAAGAAAACCGGAAATGATCCTTACGTTACTTTTAAAGAAGCATTAGAAAACGTTAAACCTCAGGTGGAAGTTAAATCCCGCCGCGTAGGTGGTGTGACTTACCAAGTTCCAATCGAAGTTCGTCCTGAAAGACGTTTAGCTCTCGGAATCAGATGGTTGATCCGTTATTCTAGAGATAGAAACGAGAAAGGAATGGCTAATAAGCTTGCTGCAGAATTTATCGAGGCTCAAAAAGGCACCGGAGCTGCAATCAAGAAGAAAGAAGATATCCGCAAAATGGCAGATGCAAACAAAGCATTCAGCCACTATCGCTGGTAAGAATCTTTTATTCACAATGGTTCGCGGTTGCATGAGACCGCGAACAGGTTTGATGAAGGGACTCCGAAAAGAGTCCCTTTTTTATTTTAGAACCTATTAAAATAAGGGTTCAGGCAATATGATTCCCTGCTTCTTTTATATCGACAAAAGAATTTCCCGGGACAGAATCAGGCCATGGGACAAAAACTTTCTATCTTATATCTCTTCTTTCTGGTATTTTCACTTTCCTGCGGAGGACCGTACGTAAAAATTCCGGACTCCGTCGAATTAGGAAAGGAATACTCATTTCCTGAAGAAGAATCTATCGCAAAGCGTACTTTGGAGCTTACTCTAACTTCTCTTAAAGAATCTTATAAAGATGGAGCCGTTGTCAGGAGAGACGC is a window encoding:
- the rpsG gene encoding 30S ribosomal protein S7 → MSRRRGKVEPRKIQPDSVYGDANIAKFINCLMLDGKKSVAESLFYDALDLIQKKTGNDPYVTFKEALENVKPQVEVKSRRVGGVTYQVPIEVRPERRLALGIRWLIRYSRDRNEKGMANKLAAEFIEAQKGTGAAIKKKEDIRKMADANKAFSHYRW
- the rpsL gene encoding 30S ribosomal protein S12, with product MPTISQLIRHGRKKQVNKSKSPALKSSPQRRGVCTKVTTFTPKKPNSALRKVARVRLTTGIEVTAYIPGEGHNLQEHNVVLIRGGRVKDLPGVRYHIIRGTLDTLGIDKRRKSRSKYGTKKPKA
- the rpoC gene encoding DNA-directed RNA polymerase subunit beta'; translation: MRSNNDFESITIRLASPERIKEWSYGEVKKPETINYRTLKPERDGLFCEKIFGTTKDWECYCGKFKSIRYKGVVCDKCGVEVTHSKVRRERMGHIELAAPVSHIWYYRSVPSRMGLLLDMTINQLKSVLYFEKYVIIDPADTGRNRGELIDEEEYHAYLDEYGDKFVAGIGADAIKELLSRIDVDAEARIIRQKIQEKEKISDKRILKRLEVLEAFRDSGNRPEWMVLDVVPVIPPELRPMVQLEGGRFATSDLNDLYRRVINRNNRLKRLLALKAPEIIVRNEKRMLQEAVDALFDNSRRKRTVKGKGNRPLKSISDMLKGKQGRFRQNLLGKRVDYSGRSVIVVGPELKYHEMGLPKKMALELFKPFIMKRLVDLDLAPNIKSAKKKVEAEEKEVFDVLETVVKEHPVMLNRAPTLHRLGIQAFLPVLVEGKAIKLHPLVCHAFNADFDGDQMAIHVPLTPKAQLEVWMLMLSPHNILNPANGHPICGPTQDIVLGIYYLTSELPTEAGVPLKSFANLDEVTYAIDRGVIEYRTKISVLHQGKILETTAGRLIFNTVLPEGYPYVNRALSDKETNRIIAEVYEKYGPAQTVLMLDDIKKLGYRYATIFSPTISIEDIRVSPGKVTLVGDANKEVERADGEYRKGIITNEERKKKVIEIWTKTNDLITDSMFKELEKDKGGYNPVFIMAASGARGSKQQIRQLAGMRGLMAKPSGEIIELAIRSNFREGLSVLEFFISTHGARKGLADTALKTADAGYLTRRLVDISQDVIVAEDDCGTEECITLGTVKEGENVIVSLSDRVFGRYTSEDIVDPVTESVVYPKGSLITREVGQKLENLGYEKIKVRSPLTCEARWGICIKCYGMDMARLTPAEIGEAVGTIAAQSIGQPGTQLTMRTFHIGGAASAKVQEKEHKVGYRAIVNSINGRTLQTLDRGLIFSRRGSIVVQRLIQQFNSSDLTNLRVENGQKVDKGELVATLASGENVTSEAPGTVKIADGLFRILGEEAVVPVKTSTTLNVKVGQITEANQALGEFDPFNEIGVTEIEGIASWVDLEVGKNVRRDEDVKTSNVNYKVIEQRREKLIPRVVVTSGGSKEEYLVPVDAIISIQNGDKVKAGDILFKIPTVAEKTRDITGGLPRVDELFEARRPKDATTLAETDGKIEDNGEIVKEKRVLYIVPDNEELDKVKVTIPIGKQLRVRHGDFVKRGDQLDDGNLDPHDILRVKGVTALQVYLVQEVQEVYRLQGVHINDKHIEVVVRQMMRKVLITDSGDTSFVNQQQVDRFAFLEENKRVIAEGGSPAQCVPILLGLTKASLNTESFFSAASFQETTKVLTDAAIKGKTDNLAGLKENVIIGHMIPAGTGMRKYRDVAVFKETYGDLDRPLEVEEEEIPMAIPEDNEN